The following coding sequences lie in one Arachis ipaensis cultivar K30076 chromosome B03, Araip1.1, whole genome shotgun sequence genomic window:
- the LOC107631675 gene encoding chaperone protein dnaJ A6, chloroplastic, translated as MAMAITTFGSTSAAQWGIRPQLLLRSSMIAKVASSSHNFTSRVCFMAAPSSSFLSQDSLRMIFNVGSFQPLHHCRGSRLIVRAESDFYSVLGVSKNASKSEIKSAYRKLARNYHPDVNKEPGAEEKFKEISNAYEVLSDDEKRSIYDRYGEAGLKGSGMGMGDFSNPFDLFESLFEGMNRGAGSRGSWNGAIDGEDEYYSLVLNFKEAVFGIEKEIEISRLESCGTCNGSGAKPGTTPTRCSTCGGQGRVVSSTRTPLGIFQQSMTCSSCNGTGEISTPCNTCTGDGRVRKTKRISLKVPAGVDSGSRLRVRNEGNAGRRGGSPGDLFVVIEVIPDPVLKRDDTNILYTCKVSYIDAILGTTTKVPTVDGMVDLKIPAGTQPNTTLVMAKKGVPYLNKNNMRGDQLVRVQVEIPKRLSSDERKLIEELADLSKGKTATGKR; from the exons ATGGCAATGGCAATTACTACTTTTGGTAGTACATCGGCTGCACAATGGGGAATTCGTCCTCAGCTTTTATTAAGATCCAGTATGATAGCTAAGGTTGCATCATCCAGCCACAA TTTTACAAGCAGGGTATGCTTTATGGCTGCCCCTAGTTCAAGCTTTCTTTCTCAGGATTCCTTGCGCATGATATTTAATGTGGGTTCATTTCAGCCTTTACATCACTGTAGGGGATCAAGGTTGATAGTTAGAGCAGAATCG GATTTCTATTCAGTTCTTGGTGTTTCAAAAAATGCCAGTAAATCTGAAATAAAGAGTG CTTATAGGAAGCTCGCCCGGAATTATCACCCAGACGTGAACAA AGAACCTGGGGCAGAAGAGAAATTTAAGGAAATTAGCAATGCCTACGAG GTCTTATCTGATGATGAGAAACGATCCATATATGACAGATATGGGGAGGCTGGTCTTAAGGGATCTGGAATGGGAATGGGG GATTTCAGCAATCCCTTTGATTTGTTTGAGTCATTGTTTGAGGGTATGAATCGTGGTGCCGGTTCTAGGGGTTCTTGGAATGGAGCAATAGATGGTGAAGATGAGTATTACAGTCTTGTTCTGAACTTTAAAGAAGCAGTTTTTGGTATAGAAAAAGAGATAGAGATAAGTCGATTAGAAAGCTGTGGAACTTGCAATGGTTCAGGTGCTAAACCAGGGACCACACCAACCAGATGTAGCACTTGTGGAGGTCAAGGCCGGGTTGTCTCATCAACAAGAACTCCATTAGGTATCTTCCAGCAATCTATGACCTGCTCATCTTGCAATGGGACTGGAGAAATTTCAACACCTTGCAATACATGTACTGGGGATGGTCGAGTAAGGAAAACAAAGCGGATAAGTCTGAAGGTCCCAGCAGGCGTGGATTCTGGTAGTCGTTTAAGGGTCCGTAATGAAGGGAATGCTGGAAGGCGAGGGGGTTCTCCCGGTGACCTCTTTGTTGTCATTGAGGTCATCCCAGATCCTGTCCTTAAACGAGACGACACCAACATTTTATACACCTGCAAGGTTTCTTACATTGATGCAATCTTGGGCACTACAACAAAGGTTCCTACTGTGGATGGAATGGTGGACTTGAAAATTCCGGCGGGGACACAACCAAACACAACGCTTGTTATGGCTAAAAAGGGTGTTCCCTATCTGAATAAAAACAATATGAGGGGCGACCAATTGGTTCGCGTGCAAGTCGAAATCCCCAAAAGACTGAGCAGTGATGAGAGGAAACTTATTGAGGAACTTGCTGATTTAAGCAAAGGCAAAACTGCTACTGGTAAGAGATGA